The nucleotide sequence TTTTCTCCTCGTCCTGCTGGCCGGGGTGTTTGTTTCCGCCGCCATGAAACCCAACTCCACTCCCCCCGCCGCCAAGGATGCCCTCGAGTGCGCCCCCGGCGAAATTTCCGCCTGCGGCCTGCCGTCGAATGTCGTCATCGACCTGAGCAAGGCGAAGGTGCAGCGCACCGAGGCGCAATGGCGCGCCCGCCTGACGGCGATGCAATACCGCGTGGCCCGCGAGCAGGGCACCGAGCCGCCCTTTCGCAACGAGTACTGGGATTCCAAGGCGGACGGCGTCTATTTCTGCGTCGGTTGCGACACGCCGCTCTTTGACTCGCGCCACAAGTTCGACTCCGGCACGGGCTGGCCGAGCTTCTGGCAGCCCCTGGAAAAGGCGTTCCTCGGCGAGGAGCGCGACGTGGGCTTCGGCATGATCCGGATCGAGAGCCACTGTGTGAAGTGCGGCAGCCACCTCGGGCATGTGTTTGAAGACGGTCCGCGCCCGACCGGCCTGCGCTACTGCATCAATTCCGCCTCGCTGAAGTTCAAACTGCGGGCCGACTATGACAAGTGGGTCGCGCAGGGTGGCGCGGCGAATTGAGGGCTCGTTGTCAGGGGGAGCGGATTCCGCCCGGCAACCGCGCGCCGCTCAATCGTAGAGCCAGTATTTTTTGCTGTGCAGCTGGTAGACGGCGGCGCGCTCGGACCAGTTTTTCACGAAGGCCGCCACGTCGACCCGCATGCCTTCCTTGCTCAGGGCCTCGTACCACGCGGTGGAACCGACGTGGATCTGGAAGGTGCGCTGCTGGGCGCCGGTGAGGGAGGCGAAGACCTTCAGCGGCGACCATTTCTCGGCCTGCTTGTGCATGTAGAAGGACAACTCGGTCGGCCGCCAGGCGGTCCAGTCGACGACCTCGACGAAGACCCCGGCGAGCGGTTTGCCCTCGGCGTTGCGGGTTTCGCGCTTCACGAGGCGGATGCCGGGAATTTGGAACGCCTCGAGGGCCGCGATGATCTCCTCGGGGGTCTTCTTGGGGTGGCTGATTCCCCGGGTCGGATAATCGGCGCGGTAGCCCGCCGGGAGCGCGACCTGGCGCCACGCGGTCTGCTCGCAGCCGAGGCCGATCATCGCATAACCGATGACGGCGTCATAGCTGGTGATCATCGGCGAAGTCTGGACCCAGGTCAGCTCGGTCTCGGGCCAGCGCATGGCCCGGTGCCAGCCGCGCATGGGCACCACGGTCAGTTTGCCCTTGGCGCGAACGCTGTCCTTCACGTGCAGCACGCGCGGCGCCTGCTGGGCCATGGTGGCGAGTTCGCCCATGGTCAGGCCGTGCACGTAGGGTACGCGGAAGGCGCCGACATCGCTCATCCACTCGGCGTCGAGCGGCGGGCCGTCGACCTTGAGGCCGCCGAGCGGGTTGGGCCGGTCGAGGATGATGACCTCCACGCCGTTCTCGAAGCAGGCCTCCATCGTGTAGCGCATCCAGCTGATGAAGGTGTAGGAGCGCACCCCGATGTCCTGCAGGTCGATGACCACCGCATGGAGGTCCTTGAGCTGTTCCTTGGTCGGGCGCTTGTTTTTGCCGTAGAGGGAGTAGATGGGGAGGCCGGTGGGCGCGTGGATCGCGTCGTCAAAGCGCGTGGCGGATTTCGTCGTGCCATCGAGCCCGTTTTCCGGCGCGAAGAGGCAGACGAGCTTCGATTGGGGCGCGCGGCGCAGGACGTTGATGGTGCTCTCGCCGCGGCGGTTGACCCCGGCGCGGTGGGTGAGGAGGCCGAGGCGCTTCCCCGCGATGGCCTTGAAGCCCTCGGCCTCGAGGACGTCGATGCCGAGCATGACGCGGGGCAGCTTTTCCGGGGGAGGGGCCGGGGTGGGCGCCGGTTCAGGGCGGGCGACCGGGGCCGCGGGTTTCTTCGGCTCGGGTTTCTTGGCGTCGGACGCGCAGCCGGCCAGCAGGGCCAGGGCGGCCAGGGCGGAGACAAGGGACGAAAGCGCGATTGACCGGCGGGTCATTGCTCGAATTTCTGAAAACGCCGGCGCGGCTTGGCGAGGAGATTCGCGTGACGGCGCGGGTCCGGCCAGTCTTTGTGCGACCTGGGCCGGGCGGAGACCGGCCCTACTTGGCGCGCCGGGTGGCCACGGCGGCGGCGAGTTGCTCGAGCACCGGCACGGTGGCGTCGAACGACAGGCAGGCGTCGGTGATGCTCTGGCCGGGCACGAGGGGCTGGCCGGGCACGTACTTCTGGGCGCCGCCGACGAGGGCACTTTCGAGCATCACGCCCATGATGGCGCGCGAGCCGCCGGCGACCTGCGCGGCGACATCGGCGGCGACGGCGGGCTGGTGGTCGTGTTTCTTGCCGCTGTTGCCGTGGCTGCAGTCCACGAGGACGACGGGCCGGGCCTCGGCCTTGCCGAGGAGATCTACGGCCTGACGGATGTGCGGCGCGGAGAAATTCGGCCCGCTGTGGGTGCCGCCGCGCAGCACCAGGTGGCAGTCGGGGTTGCCGGTGGTGGCCAGAATGGCGGGGGCTCCCTCGCGAGTGAGGGATGGGAAACAGTGGGCGTGCCGGGCGGACACGATGGCGTCGACCGCCACCTGCAGGTCGCCGTCCGTGCGATTCTTGAAACCGACGGGCATGGAGAGGCCGGAGGCGAGCTCGCGGTGGATCTGGCTCTCGGTGGTGCGCGCGCCGATGGCGCCCCAGGCGACGAGGTCGGCGTAGTACTGGCCGAGCGTGGTGTCGAGGAACTCGGTGCCGATGGGAAGCCCGGCGGCATTCACGTCCAGCATCAGCTGCCGGGCGAGGCGCAGCCCGGCATTGACCTGAAAGGTGCCGTCGAGGTGCGGGTCGTTGATCAGGCCCTTCCAGCCGACGGTGGTGCGGGGTTTCTCGAAATACACCCGCATGACGACGAGCAGGTCGCGGCTCAGCCGGTCGGCCACGGGTTTCAGTTTCCGCGCGTAGTCCAGGGCGGCGGCGGGGTCGTGGATGGAGCACGGGCCCACGATGGCCACGAGCCGGTCGTCGCGACCCTGCAGAATCGCGCTGACGGCGCGGCGGGCGTCATGCACCGCGGCGGCACCCGCCTCGCTGAGCGGCAGATCCTCCTCAAGGATGGCCGGCGAGAGGAGGGGCCGGGTGGTGCGGATGCGGAGATCGGAAATGGGCTGGCGCATGACGGTCGGGCAGGAAAGCGGAGTGACCGGGAAAAGGCACGCGGGAATTTCAGGTGAAGCCCGCGCTCCGCGCGGGTTCCACCGGTAGGACGGTCACGGACGGAAGTTCGGGCCGATCAGCTCGCGCAGGGTGGCGGCGGTGGCCCAAGGGGCACGGTCGGTGTACTGCTGGAGGAACTCCTCGCCCGCGCCGATCTTCACGCGGTCCGGGGTCCACTCGGGGGAGAGCACGTTGACCAACAGGACGTAGCCAGCGCCGGGATGCAGGCGCAGCGCCTTCCAGCACCCGCCGGGAATGGCGACCACCCGTTGTTGGCCGGCGGCGACATCCGGGCCGAGCGTGACCCGGTCCACCGTGCCCCCGGGGTGGAAGATGAAGTAATCGACCGGCCCACCCTCGAGCAGGATGTGGGTGTCGTCCGAGGCCAGCCAGTGCAGGTAGTTGACCGGGGCTTCCGCCGTGAGCAGGTAATGGATGCGGCTCTGGGCGGCGAGCTGCCGGCCGGCCTGCTCCACGGTCTGGGCGGAGCGGCCAAGCAGGCCGAAGTAGCCCGATTCGCCGGGCAGGTAGTCCAGTTGCAAGGTGGAGATGAGTTCCCGGGCGCGGGGATCGGCCGGGGTGGGCGGCGCGGCCCGGAGAAGCAGGGCGCCAACGAGGAAGAGCAGCAGGATTTTCATCGCGAGGTGTCCCGGCAGCCTGGGCCGAGGGGGAATTGTTGTCGACCCCGGGCTTGGTCCGGGCACGTTCGGGCGCATGGTGACCCTCTGCCAGCACGGTTATGAAGCCCTCCTTGAGCGCGAGCTCGCGGCGGCGGGCCTGGCCGTGAGCGAGAAGGGCCCGGGCTGGGCGCTGGCCGCGGAAGGCGTCGTCGCCGACCTGGCCTTTCCGCAGGTGACCCTGATGGCGCCGCAGGAATTTACGGGCGAGTCGGTCAACGCGCTGGCCCAACGGCTCGCGGATTTTTTCCTGGAGAGCCTGCGGGGTGAGCGCATCGACGCGGCGTGGCCGTGTGTGTTCGCGACCGTGCCGGAGGTCGTCGGGCTGGGCCGGCGCGCGAGTGGCGTGGAGAAGGCGTTTGGCGAGCTGCTGCGCAAGAAACTCAACCGGATCGCCAAGCTCGCGGTGCCGGACCTGCCGCGCGGGGCCGGGAAGACGCGCGGGCTGTTCGTGTTCTTCGCGGATTTTGGCCGGGTCTTCGCGGCGCGCGAGGCCTGGCTCGGGGGGCAGCGGCGCATGGCGGACGACGACGCGGCGCCCTCGCGGTCCTACCTGAAGGTCGAGGAAGCCTATATCGTGCTCGGGCGCGAGCCGCAGCCTGGCGAGACGGTGGTGGACCTGGGGGCGGCACCGGGGGGCTGGAGCTACAGCGCGGCGAAGCGGGGCGCGCGCGTCATCGCGGTGGACAACGGCCCGTTGAAGGGCGGGGCGCTGAACCATCCGTTGATCGAGCACCGGCTGGAGGACGCGTTCAAGTTCACGCCCCCGGAAGGCGGCGGCTATGACTGGCTGTTCTGCGATCTCGTCGAAGAACCGCACCATGTGATGCAAAACATCGTGGCGCCCTGGCTGCAGCACGGGTGGTGCCGGCGGTTCGTGATCAACCTGAAATTCGGCCATGTGGACGCCCTGGCGCTGCTGCGGGAGATCCGCGCGGCGGACTCGGCGCTGGCGCGCCACGGGGTCAACCTGCACATCAGACACCTTTATCATGACCGCGAGGAATTCACCGTGGTCGGCGAGCGGGGCTGAGGTGGACCCCACCGGTGGTGGCCGGGCCGTCCGGGGCCCACAACCCGTGGGTCCGGGCCGGCGCCCGTCGGCAGAAGCCCCGCATATTTTGTTGCGCATCGATTGAACGGCGCGGGCACGGACATGAGTCGGGGTCATAAGTCGGCGGGGATCCGCCGGTGCGTTTGACGGTGGCGGCGCGAGGAACTTGTAGTGGGGGCACTGCGCACCCGCGCCGCCGGAAAAGGCGGCGCCGTTTCGTGCCTCGCTGCCACCCACCGCCATGTCCCCATCCCTGCATCCCAAAGTGCATGCCGCCAACGGCCTGCAAGACTTCATCGCCATCTCCCGCTACGCCCGTTACCTGCCCGAGAAACGCCGCCGCGAAACCTGGTCCGAG is from Lacunisphaera limnophila and encodes:
- a CDS encoding 3-deoxy-7-phosphoheptulonate synthase; amino-acid sequence: MRQPISDLRIRTTRPLLSPAILEEDLPLSEAGAAAVHDARRAVSAILQGRDDRLVAIVGPCSIHDPAAALDYARKLKPVADRLSRDLLVVMRVYFEKPRTTVGWKGLINDPHLDGTFQVNAGLRLARQLMLDVNAAGLPIGTEFLDTTLGQYYADLVAWGAIGARTTESQIHRELASGLSMPVGFKNRTDGDLQVAVDAIVSARHAHCFPSLTREGAPAILATTGNPDCHLVLRGGTHSGPNFSAPHIRQAVDLLGKAEARPVVLVDCSHGNSGKKHDHQPAVAADVAAQVAGGSRAIMGVMLESALVGGAQKYVPGQPLVPGQSITDACLSFDATVPVLEQLAAAVATRRAK
- a CDS encoding SAM-dependent methyltransferase, whose product is MVTLCQHGYEALLERELAAAGLAVSEKGPGWALAAEGVVADLAFPQVTLMAPQEFTGESVNALAQRLADFFLESLRGERIDAAWPCVFATVPEVVGLGRRASGVEKAFGELLRKKLNRIAKLAVPDLPRGAGKTRGLFVFFADFGRVFAAREAWLGGQRRMADDDAAPSRSYLKVEEAYIVLGREPQPGETVVDLGAAPGGWSYSAAKRGARVIAVDNGPLKGGALNHPLIEHRLEDAFKFTPPEGGGYDWLFCDLVEEPHHVMQNIVAPWLQHGWCRRFVINLKFGHVDALALLREIRAADSALARHGVNLHIRHLYHDREEFTVVGERG
- a CDS encoding cupin domain-containing protein, whose protein sequence is MKILLLFLVGALLLRAAPPTPADPRARELISTLQLDYLPGESGYFGLLGRSAQTVEQAGRQLAAQSRIHYLLTAEAPVNYLHWLASDDTHILLEGGPVDYFIFHPGGTVDRVTLGPDVAAGQQRVVAIPGGCWKALRLHPGAGYVLLVNVLSPEWTPDRVKIGAGEEFLQQYTDRAPWATAATLRELIGPNFRP
- the msrB gene encoding peptide-methionine (R)-S-oxide reductase MsrB gives rise to the protein MKTRSLLFLLVLLAGVFVSAAMKPNSTPPAAKDALECAPGEISACGLPSNVVIDLSKAKVQRTEAQWRARLTAMQYRVAREQGTEPPFRNEYWDSKADGVYFCVGCDTPLFDSRHKFDSGTGWPSFWQPLEKAFLGEERDVGFGMIRIESHCVKCGSHLGHVFEDGPRPTGLRYCINSASLKFKLRADYDKWVAQGGAAN
- a CDS encoding DUF1343 domain-containing protein; this translates as MTRRSIALSSLVSALAALALLAGCASDAKKPEPKKPAAPVARPEPAPTPAPPPEKLPRVMLGIDVLEAEGFKAIAGKRLGLLTHRAGVNRRGESTINVLRRAPQSKLVCLFAPENGLDGTTKSATRFDDAIHAPTGLPIYSLYGKNKRPTKEQLKDLHAVVIDLQDIGVRSYTFISWMRYTMEACFENGVEVIILDRPNPLGGLKVDGPPLDAEWMSDVGAFRVPYVHGLTMGELATMAQQAPRVLHVKDSVRAKGKLTVVPMRGWHRAMRWPETELTWVQTSPMITSYDAVIGYAMIGLGCEQTAWRQVALPAGYRADYPTRGISHPKKTPEEIIAALEAFQIPGIRLVKRETRNAEGKPLAGVFVEVVDWTAWRPTELSFYMHKQAEKWSPLKVFASLTGAQQRTFQIHVGSTAWYEALSKEGMRVDVAAFVKNWSERAAVYQLHSKKYWLYD